The Chryseobacterium sp. JV274 sequence ACCAATCTTCTTTATACCAATGTTCCTTCACAAACCATTTGAGAACTGCATCTCTCACTACTCCCACACTATTGGTATTGGTAATCATGATAGGGGTTTCTAAAAAACCGGATTCCGTTACCCAGGTAGTACCTGTCATTTCGCCATTCCCGTTCAGTGAGTACCAGTTGGCAAAAACAGGATTATTATTCCGGCCCCTTGGTAAAATAGCTGTAACTCCTGTCCGGACAGGTCCTTTCCCGATTGTATTTTTACCTTTTCCCGAAATAATTGTACTATAGCCTACCTCAACTCCCTTTACGTCTGTTATAGAATTAAATGTGCCAGCGGTTCCGCTAAATGGAATTCCTATATCCCTGGCCCGTAATTTCTGTCCAAATGTTAAACTTTGCATATATATTAGTAAAAAAGAGAATATTATATTTTTCATAATTATCAGTTATAGAAGGCGATCAGGCAGCATGAAATACCTTTGAAAACTTCTATATTAAAATTAAATTATTGATTTTTAGTTTATTCGTGTGATGATTATTTAACCGAGAAACGTTAAGAGTTCTTTTATAAATGCCTCCGGATTTTCTTCAGCTATCCAATGTGCTGTTTTAGGAATGCGTACTGATGTAACCCTTTCGGCTACTTCTTCCATCATTTCTTTCATAAAAGGTCCACTTGTACTTATTTCTCCTCCAACTACCAGAACGGGAATAGTTAGTTTCCCATTTTTTGCCAAGCTTTCTTTATTGTCCAGTATATCTTGGTCAAATGCCCGGTAAACTTCCAATCCGGCTTTCATAGCACCGGCTGAAGAATATGCCTGACTAAAAACATCCATATCAGTTTCATTAATGGCAGCTGTATTATAAATACGATAGTTGAAAAAATAATGTAAATATTCCCGTTCACGACCAGTAATAAGCATTTCAGGCAGGTTGTGTACGTTATGGAATGCAAAATGCCAGACCCTGTGATCTGTTCTTATTTTATCAAATATTTTTGTGCCGGGTAAAGGAGCATCTATTACCACCAGCTGAGATACAGATGTACGGTATTCTTGTGCATAAGCATACGCAATCATTAAACCTATATCATGTCCTATAAGGACTACAGGGGTTTGTATCTTAAGGTGTTCCTTTAACAGGTGGTGAATATCACTGGCCATAGTGCGTTTATCATATCCACCCGCAGGTTTCCAGGAATCTCCGGCTCCTCGGTAATCCAAGGCAATAACTCGAAATCCCTTATTAACCAATACAGGTATTACAAATCGCCATTCCCACCATGTCTGCGGAAAACCATGTATCAGAATAATTATAATCTCTCCATTTCCTGCTTCTGCGTAATGTATACGTAATGTACTGCTGATAACAGCCATCCCATGATTCAAGCTAACATCACCAGGTAATTCTTTATCTTTCATATTCTTATAGGTATGTTTCAGTATTAAATTTTTATCTTTACAAAGATCTGACAGGGGCATTTAAATCGGGCTATCATTTTGATAGAAGTAGCTGCTTCAAACTTTCGAATCAATGTTTTTTAATTATTTTTATTTCGATATGCAATTAGATAAACTGCACTACGCAATTTTAAACGAACTACAATTAAACGCCAGAGCGAGCAATGCTGAAATAGGCAGAAAAATAGGACTCACAGCTCCGGCTGTTGCAGAACGTATAAAAAAGCTGGAGGAAGCAGGGATAATAAAAGGCTACACTGCTGTTGTGGAATATACAAAACTGCAATACACACAAAATGTTTTAATTGCAATAAAATTACACCCCAATATTATGATTATGTCCTTTTTGAAAGAAACTGAAGAAATAGAAGGGATTGTAAAAATGGTACATACTACAGGAGAATATTGTTTCTTTTTACATATGTTTCTGAAATCTACACAAGAAATTACTTTAGTTCTGGACCGCTTGAATAAATTTGGCACAACAACAACTTATTCTATTCTGTCGGTGCCTATTGATCACAAACCAATTACTTTTAAGTAGTGTTAGCCTCCATGAAAGAAATAAGACAAAATGAGGCAGTAGGAGTTTTTTTCTTATCAATGATTATTTAATTATAACAAAACTTCCTTCAACAAGGGTTTTGCAATAGTGGTGCGAAACTGCAAAGTTCAACGGTATTTTTTCAATTCAACTTTTGTATAAAATTGAAGATTTGAATTTTATTGCTGCACCATCACAAAGCCACAAATAACGTTTAAAATGAATATAAAAATCTCATAAAACGATTATATAAAAAATATTAGGAATAATTTTATTTCATATGTGATGGAAATTCTGACTCAAAGAATAATTAATTATTATAAAAGAGTAAATAAAGAAGTCAATACAAAATCTCAAAAACAATTAATTAAATTTTAATTTAAATTCCGAAATTCATTAGGGGTAACACCAGTTCTCTGCTTGAATAATCGAATAAAATGCTGCGGATATTTAAAACCCAATTCATAAGCAATCTGACTAATAGATTTATCAACATTGAATACTCTTTGCTTGGCTATATCAATAATTTTATTCTGTATGTATTCCTGCGCAGTTTTCCCTGTTTCTTTCTTAATCAGATCTCCAAAATAGTTAGGCGAAAAATGTAATTCATCTGCACAATATGCTACAGATGGAAGCCCAATAGTATTAGGTTTCTCAGATGAAAAATAGCTGTTTAGTAATTCTTCAAATTTTTCTAAAATACCTTTATTCACATTTTCTCTGGTGATAAACTGACGGTCATAGAAGCGGTCACAGTGATTAAGAAAAAGTTCAATATTCGATGTGATGACTTTTTTACTGTGTTTATCTACTGGGCGGCTCAATTCAAATTGAATATCAGCAAACATTTCCAAAACCATTTGTTGTTCTTTTGCTGATAGATGCAGCGCTTCATTGGTCTGGTAACCAAAAAATCCATATTCAGAGATGCCCTTACCTAAAGAAGTTCCTTTAATTAAATCCGGATGAAATACTAATCCATGCCCCAAAGGCTGATACTTATCAATTTTGTTTTCTACATCAACAACTTGTCCCGGAGAAACAAAAACCAATGTTCCTTCCTGATAGTCATAAGTTGCCCGACCATATTTCAGATCACCACATTTTACATCTTTTAAAAAAATGCAATACAGATTAAAATACATTTTAGATCCTGTTCTTTTATGTGCTTTCGAAAAATCTATTACACTTACCAAAGGGTGAAGGGTCTCGTGATTATTAAATTGATTATAATCGTTTACTGTTTCAAAATAGATTGATTGGCTCATAACGGTATCATTTTGTAATACAAATCTAAAGATAAAAATACCCGCTTTTTTACATTATGCCCCAGAACAGTAATATTGGTTACAAGTTCCGTAATATATCTACCAACAGGCTTGTCAATAAGTTGGAAATTTGCAATAACAAATTGATTAACCAATTTTATTCTTTGCGAAACAAAAAAATAAATAAGATAAAAAATGAAAAAAGTAATATTGAACAATAGTATAGAAATGCCGGTTTTAGGATTTGGAGTATTTCAGGTCCCGGATCCCGCAGAATGTGAAAAAGCTGTTATTGATGCAATTGATACAGGCTATCGATTAATTGATACTGCTGCATCTTACGGTAATGAACAAGCGGTTGGTAATGCCATTAAAAACAGTGGAATTGCGAGAGAAGATTTATTTATCACGACAAAACTTTGGGTACAAGACACAGGATATGAAAAAACTTTAAAAGCTTTTGAAACATCATTGAATAAACTTCAGTTGGAATATCTGGATTTATACCTTATTCATCAGCCGTACGGAGATATTTTCGGATCTTGGAAAGCAATGCAGGAATTGTATGAACAAGGAAAAGTAAGAGCTATAGGAGTTTCTAATTTCCATCCTGACAGGATCGCAGATTTGATTGCCAACAGTGGATTTACACCAGCAATCAATCAAATCGAGACTCATCCTTTCCATCAACAGGTTGAAACACAAAATTTCCTAATTGAAAATAATGTACAGATTGAATCCTGGGGGCCTTTTGCAGAAGGAAAGAATGATATTTTTAATAATGAAGTTTTAAAAACGATCGCAGAAAAATATAACAAATCTGTAGCTCAGGTCATTTTGAACTGGTTGACGAGTAGAAATGTTATCGTTATTCCAAAATCTGTAAGAAAAGAAAGAATGGCTGAAAATTTTGACATTTTTGACTTTGAGCTTTCTTCTGAAGATATGGATGCTATCGCAACTTTAGACACTGAATCCAGCTTGTTTTTTGATCATAGAGACCCCAACATGGTTAAATGGCTAAGTGAAAGAAAATTGGACTTGTAATCCAATTTCATCAGTAAAAATATGATCAAATGAATAGGTTAGCAATGAAAAATAAGACAATAAAATATATAAGTTTAATCACCTTAATTTTAGTCTCCAATTTTTTTGTTAAAGCACAAAATAAGGTGGCACAAAAACCAATTACTATTGCGTCACAAGGCAATTTCTCAGCCGGAGGTTCGGTTATCAAAAGTGAAGGCGTTTTCGATCCGTTAAAACCATGGAATGTGTCTCAAGGAGGGCAAACAAGACACGGAGATCACGCTGATGTTTTTTACCAAATTCCTGTCAAATCTAAAAAACTTTCGATGATTTTCCTGCACGGTTACGGACAGTCTAGACGAAGCTGGCAGACCACAGCGGATGGAAGAGAAGGTTTTGCCAATATTTTTTTAAGAAAAGGTTATAGTGTCTATCTGGTTGATCAACCAGGTCGTGGAGAGGCCGGGCAGACTACAAAACCAGGACAAATTAGCGGTACGCCAGATGACCAGACTTGGTTTACTCAATTCCGAATTGGTCTGTACCCTAAATTCAATGAAGGCGTTCAGTTTCCAAAAGACAGCATTTCTATGGATCAATTTTTCCGTATGATGACACCGGATATAGGAAATGTAGATGAAGCAACGATTATGAATGCAATGTCTTCTGTTATGGATAAATCCGGAAACGGGATTCTTTTCACACATTCGGCAGGAGGCTCACCTGGATGGAAAACAGCCATTAAAAATGAAAAAATTAAAGCTGTCGTTGCCTATGAACCCGGAGGATTCACCTTTCCGGAAGGAGAAGAACCTGAAGGAAACCGAGGAGGAAAAGGTGTTCCGATGAACGAATTTATGAAACTGACTAAAATTCCCATTGTAGTTTACTATGGGGATTATATTCCAACTGAAGAAACTAATGCAGCATCATTAAATTTTTGGAAAAACGTTCTTACGACAGCAAGACAATGGGCAAAAGTCGTCAATAGTCACGGTGGAGATGTTACTATTGTTCATCTCCCTGAACTGGGCATTAAGGGGAATACCCATTTTCTAATGTCTGATTTGAATAATGTAGAAGTTGCAGAGCTATTATCAAAATGGCTGAAGGAGAAAGGTTTGGATAAGTAATATTGATTAAACAATAATTGATATATGGAAAAGTTGAAAAATTTTGGCGTATGGCTTTGTGCAGTACTTCTACTATTATCATCTTGCTCAAAAGCTCAGAAATCAATATCTGAAAAAAAAGAAATGTTGAAAGACAAAAATGTATTGATTGTTTATTTATCACGAACAAAAAATACAAAAACAATTGCCGACATCATTCATCAAAATATTGGTGGAATCTTAATTGAGTTGGCATTACAGAATCCTTATCCCAAAGATTACAAAGCAACTGTAGATCAGATAGCGAAAGAAAATGAAACCAATTTTTTACCTCCGCTTAAAACAAAGATTGAAAATATTGAAAAATATGACGTGATCTTCTTAGGGTTTCCAACCTGGGGAATGCAGTTACCACCTCCGATGAAAAGTTTTTTAAGCCAGAATAATTTTAAAGGAAAAACAATTATTCCTTTTAATACCAATGCTGGCTACGGGATTGGAAGCAGCTTTGAAACTGTGAAAAAGCTAAGTCCTGAAAGCAGAATATTAGAAGGTTTTACGATTAAAGGAGGAGTTGAACGGGATGGAATTTTATTCGTAATGGAAGGAAAGAAGAAAGTTGAAACGGAAAAGAAAGTGAAAGAATGGCTGGCTAAAATCGGGATGTCAAAATAGCATAATTATAATAATTTTTAAAAGTAAAAAGAATGAGACAACTGAAATATTTGGGTTTTATAGCAGTATTAATGTGTGTTTCACTATTTACAAATACCATAAACGCACAAAAAATGACAAGATCCAATTCGCAGCTAAGCGAAAAAGATAAAAACATCATCATCATTTCTTCATTTACGGCACAAGGTAAATTAGAGGAATTAAAAGCAAGTTTAAATAAAGGTCTGGATGCAAGATTAACAATCAATGAAATAAAAGAAATTTTGGTACACACTTATGCTTATTGTGGTTTTCCGAGAAGCATAAGAGGTTTACAGACTTTTATGGAAGTTCTTGATGAAAGGAAGGCAAAAGGAATTAATGATACTGTGGGTAAAGAAGCTTCAACTATTGCAAATGACAACAGCAAGTACGAAAGAGGAAAGGAAATTCTGGCTCAACTTACCCAAACACCACAGCCAGACAAACTTTCGGGCTATTCAGCATTTGCACCGACAATAGATACATTTCTAAAAGAACATCTATTTGCTGATATTTTCGAGAGAGATCTTTTGGCTTATGCGCAAAGAGAACTGGTGACGATTTCTGTAATCAGTGCTATTGGTAATGCAGAACCAATGTTGCAATCTCATCTAGGCATTTCACTAAACGTTGGTTGGTCACCACCGCAGTTGAACGAGTTTGTTCCTGTTATCAGCTCTACCATTAGTATTGAAAAATCAAATGCAGCAAAAATGGTTTTAAATCAGGTTTTAAAAAATAAATCTAAATAAGCCATAAAAATAAAAAAATGAAAAAGATAACAATATCAATAATAGCATTCATCTTGGTTGCTACAAGCGTTAGCGTTCATGCCCAAACGAAAAAAAATAGTCAATCAAAAATGGGAAAAATTGAAGTAATCAAACGTAATAATCCTTTCGGATTGGTTTATGATGGTGCAATCACAGAAAATGTAACAGGAAAAGTAAATATTCATCCTGTAAAGTATAAATTGAATGGAATTGAAATTGCAGCCAATGTTTATACTCCTGCAAATTATGACTCTTCAAAAAAATATGCAGCAATCACTGTCGCACACCCAAATGGAGGTGTTAAGGAACAGACTGCGGGACTTTATGCACAACGCTTAGCGGAAGCAGGCTATATTACAATTGCTGCAGATGCATCTTATCAGGGAGCAAGTGGGGGAGAACCTCGTCACACAGATAAACCTGTTTATAGAACAGAAGACATTCACGGAATGGCAGATTTTATTTCACAATATCCCGGAGTTGATACCAATCGAATAGGCGCATTCGGTATCTGTGGTGGCGGTGGCTATACTTTGAAGGCGACTCAGTCTGACAAAAGATTTAAAGCGATTGCTACTTTAAGTATGTTTAACTCCGGTGAAGTACGAAGAAACGGATTTCAAAATTCGGGATTAAAAACCATCCAGGAACGATTGAAACAAGCTTCTGACGCAAGAGCACAGGAAGCTGCAGGTGGTGAAATTCTTTATTCCGGTGTTGCAAGCATTACCGATGAAGAAATTAAAAAGATCAGTAAAGATCTTTATCGTGAAGGATATATTTATTACTACAGAACCAATGCACATCCCAATTCAACATTTTTATATCCGACCAGTAATTTAATGGATTTAATGACCTGGGATGCTGTAGAAAATATGGATTTGATCAATCAACCTTTATTGATGATGACTGGCAGTAAAGCAGATACAAAATATATGACAGATGAAGCATTTCTAAAAGCGGTAAATGCAAAAGAAAAAGAATTGTTCATTATTGACGGTGCAACGCATATCCAAACTTATTGGAGACTAGAATATGTAGAAAAAGCAATGCATAAACTAACTGAATTCTTTGAAAAAAATTTATAACCAATAAAAGCTCTAATATAAAATGAAACAAGCAGTTGTATTATTTCTATCAGTGTTATTGTTATCAAGCTGTTGTACTAAGTCTATATTAGAAGTTGGAAGGACTTACATTTTTCCAAAAGGTGAAAAAGTTACCAATAAAAATTTTACAGGTAACGTCTGGCTGCAAATGCTTGCCCAGGATGAGCAAATGAGTATAGGTAATGTAACTTTTGAACCAGGAACAAGAACCAAGTGGCATTTGCATCCTGGAGGGCAGATTATACTTGTAACTGAAGGTATTGGATATTATCAAGAAAAAGGTCAATTGAAAAAAGTATTGCATAAAGGCGATGTTATAAAATGTCCACCAAATGTTGAACATTGGCATGGAGCAAGTCCAAACAGTCATCTTGTTCATTTGGCAATTTCAAATAATGGCAAAGGCGCAGTAGTGTGGTTAAAACCTGTAACTGATACTGAATATCATAAAGGTGATTGAAAAGCAAATACTACATTCTATTTAACATAATATAAATTATAGGACATTTATTATACCATTTGAAAGAGAGTACTAACCACTCCAGAATCCGTTATTTTTTAATTTTTCCTTCATATATTCTTTAACGGTTTCTAAGAACTCTTCTTTAGTCATAAATCTGTCCAGAAAATTTTCCAGCTTTCCTTCATTCTCGATTTCCTGAAAATAAACTTCGTGGTCTGTGCTGTATACTGTTGGATTGGTCTGATCCGGATCTGTTGTGCAAACAAAAAAATGATCAGGATATCCATAAAAATAAAATATACAGATGAAATCCATTTCAGAGCCTTCTACCATTTTTTTTACTTCATGTTCCTCTATAAGTCCATCTAGTTCTTCGTAATCGTCTGTATCTTTCTTAAACGGCGTAAAAAACCAATCTTTGAAAAAATATTGTCCGTACGCCAATTCATGGTCAGAAAAATAATGCTTCAATAATTCTTTATAAAAACTTTCCTGATCATTATGATATACGGTTGAATTTTCTTCATAATACTGATCTATCCCGTAGACATCCCAATCTCTGTCATAAAGATGATGTCCAAATATGATACTCCGCCAATTCTCGGCAAAATTTTTGTCAGCACGTGCAGCGTCTGTATTTCCTCCTAACTTTCTGATTTTATTTACAATACTCTCATTCATAGGCTATAATTTAGTCATCCAATATATTATGTTAAATTGAAACCACTATGGAAACTAATCTCTCTTTGATCTAAAAATACAAAATCTTGCCACATGGCAGTTTTTATAATCATGAAACTGAGTACCTTTATCCTACCAAAAATAAGTAATATGAAACCAAAAATGATCTGGGCCAATCTGGCAGTAGCCGACCTTGAACGCACACAGAAATTTTATACAGAGCTGGGATTCAAGCCCAATAATCCGCACAGCTCTAATGAGTTGGTAAGTTTTTTTATGGCTGGAAATGAATTTATTATTCACTTTTTCTTAAAAAATATCATAGAGAGAAATTTAAAACCCATGAAATTCGGGGATCCTCAAAGTTCCAACGAAATCATCTTCACCCTCTCTGCAGAAAATAAAGAACAGGTAGATGAATGGGCTCAGGAAGTAAAAAAAGCCGGTGGAACTATTGTTTCGGAACCTGAGAGTTTTGGAGAAAATTATTATGGATTTGTGTTTGCAGACCCTGATGGGCACAAGTTTAATGTATTTTTTATGTAAGCTTTGTAATATTTTCTCTATATTTGATATTCAACAGATAAATATGAACGTAGCGAGCTGTATCTCCCCACCAAGATTTTAATATTTCAAATTCTAATTTGAAGTACTGATGCTGATAAAGTTTTATTGGCCAATTGGTATATGATTCAAATTCATTACAAATAATTTAAAATCTTTACAGTTCATTCTAAATGAAAAAATCATATTTATTATTGCATCTGGCCGTAATACTGGCCGGCTTTACAGGAGTATTTGGAAAATTAATATCGCTTAATGAAGGACTTTTAACATGGTACAGAGTACTGTTTTCCTATATTATTCTGTTTTTTATCCTGAAAATATTTAAAATTTCCAATACCATTTCAGGAAAAGAAAAACTGAAAATCGCTCAGGCAGGACTCCTTATTACTTTACACTGGGTCCTCTTCTATGCAAGTATCAAATATTCCAATATATCAATTGGAGTTGTATGTTATTGTCTTACCAGCTTTTTTACAGCTTTATTCAAACCAATCATTGATAGACAGAAATTCAAATTATCAGAACTGGGGCTCAGTACTTTGACACTTCTGGGAATCAGCCTCATCTTCCACTTTGATACATCATATCAGCTAGGAATTATTCTGGGCATATTTTCTTCTGCAGTTGCTGCGCTTTATACCATTTATAATGAGCGCATGGTTCAGCGTTTTGACAGCATTGTTATCAACTATTATCAGATGCTTGCCGGTTCTGTATGCCTCGGAGCAATTTTGCCCATATACCTCCTCTATTTCAAAGCAGATAGCATAGTTCCTGGATTAAAAGACACTGCTTATTTGGGGCTCTTAGCTCTTTTCTGTACGGTAGGGCTTTATGTCATATTTGCAGAAGTTTTAAAAAAAATTCCAGCCTTTACGGTCAACTTAACCTTCAATCTGGAGCCGGTATATGCTATTATTATTGCTTTTTTATTTTTTGATGAAAGCAAAGAAGTCAATCTTTCATTTTATATAGGATTAGCATTTATTATTGCTTCTGTAGTCTTGCAGACATTGATTTCGATTAAGAAAAAATATTAAAAATAAATATTTTAATAAATAAAATATTCTAAATTAAATCGCTCACAGTTATTTTTTTTCATCAAAATCATATATTTGCTGCTAAACAAAAATAACTGTGAGTAAACCTATTATATTTGGTGAAATTGAAGGTATTGAAGAAGGATATCATTTTAATAATAGAAAAGAGATGATGCCAACAAGCTTTCATAGAAATTGGGGAGCAGGAATTGATGGAAATGCAAAAGAAGGTACTGCTGCAATCGTTCTTTCTGGGGGTTATGAAGATGATTTAGATTTTGGGGAAGAAATTGTTTATACTGGTGCTGGTGGTAATGATAGCAATACTGGAAAACAAATAAGAGATCAAACATGGGAAAAAGGAAATGCTGGACTTATAATAAGTATGGACCAAGGATTACCCGTAAGAGTTATTCGGGGATCAACACATACATCTGAATTTTCTCCTCAAAATGGTTATTCTTATGCTGGATTATATAGCGTTGTTGATGCTTGGGAGGAAACTGGTAAAAGTGGGTTCAAAATTTGTAGGTTTCGTTTAGAATATTCTGGCAATAATCAGTCTAAAAAAGCAGTGCGTCAAATTGAATTAGACTATTCTGAAAGAACGAAAAAAAGAATAGAAAGTACTGTTTTAAGGATTGTACGAGATACTAAAGTTGCATGGCAAATAAAAAGATTATATAATTTTAAATGCCAAATTTGTCAGATTTCTATTCCAACCAAATTAGGTCATTATGCAGAAGGTGCTCATATCAAACCGCTAGGCAAACCTCATAATGGAGATGATAATCCTAATAATGTTATTTGTCTTTGCCCTAATCATCATATTATGTTTGATAAAGGTGTATTTTCAATTAAAGATGATTTACAATTAATTGGTTGTTTATCTGGAGAACTTACAATTAATGATAATCATACATTGAATCTTTCAAATCTACAATACCACCGTCAAACGCATGGTTTCGAATAAAATATTTTAGCCTCTCAGAAATAATATGTTGAGAGGCTTTTTTATTTAAATTTATTTATTTATTTATTCCCAAACTGTTATATAATTGCACCTGCCATATTCCCACTATCTCCTTAAGCATGACGAATGTAAACGCAGCATTATAAGTGTTAGGAAATACCGTTATTTCAGTATCTATAAAATCTGATGCCTGCGGAATGGGCTTTAATCCAAATATCTGAAACAGAGCAACAGATCTCTTTATATGAAAACCCGAAGTAACCAAATAAACACTTCCAGGAGCCATCTTTTTTACTATCGGACTTGAGAATTTTGCATTCTGATAGGTATTCATGCTTTTATCTTCCTTAATAATATCAGAATCTGACACCCCCATTTTTTTGAAATTTTCACTGAATAATTCCGCTTCACTGGTATGTCCTCTGCCCTTTCCGGAAATCACTATTTTGCAGGGTATATTCTTTTTCTTGAATTCCTGATACAATTGATAGGCTGTGACGATTCTTGAATAAGACATCGTATGCAGTTTTTCAGTATTGTCAATATCTACAACTCCACCACCCAATACAACAATAACGGGGTTCTGAGAAGCGGTATTCTTTATTGCAGAAGTATGGATATAGCTTTTCTGCAGATATTCTGAAGTTAATTTACCCAAAAAGCCATTTCCTATAAAGATGATCATTAAAACGACCGATACACCAATTCCTATTCTCAGATTTTTGCGTTTATTTTTTCTTTTCAGCAGAGCGATTATAACTACCGCAAGAAATAATAAGAAATAAGGTTCTGCAAAAAGCTGTAAAACACGAAATAAAAGATCCAATAAAAATTTCATTTAAGATAATATTGATTAATGTATAGAAAACATCAGAACCTCAAAGGTAGGCATTTCTAAACTTTACCAACGACAAAAGTCACAAAAGCACTATTTGAAAACACTTAAGTAAGTTTTAAATAATGCCGAAGAAAAGATAATATTAAGATGAAAATCAAATATTTTCACAAAACTTAGGTGTACTTATTATACATAAAGCCTGGTTCTAAAATAATTTAAACGTTACAAACTTTTGTGTCTTTTGTGGTAATGAAGTTC is a genomic window containing:
- a CDS encoding YdcF family protein, which encodes MKFLLDLLFRVLQLFAEPYFLLFLAVVIIALLKRKNKRKNLRIGIGVSVVLMIIFIGNGFLGKLTSEYLQKSYIHTSAIKNTASQNPVIVVLGGGVVDIDNTEKLHTMSYSRIVTAYQLYQEFKKKNIPCKIVISGKGRGHTSEAELFSENFKKMGVSDSDIIKEDKSMNTYQNAKFSSPIVKKMAPGSVYLVTSGFHIKRSVALFQIFGLKPIPQASDFIDTEITVFPNTYNAAFTFVMLKEIVGIWQVQLYNSLGINK
- a CDS encoding YDG/SRA domain-containing protein — its product is MSKPIIFGEIEGIEEGYHFNNRKEMMPTSFHRNWGAGIDGNAKEGTAAIVLSGGYEDDLDFGEEIVYTGAGGNDSNTGKQIRDQTWEKGNAGLIISMDQGLPVRVIRGSTHTSEFSPQNGYSYAGLYSVVDAWEETGKSGFKICRFRLEYSGNNQSKKAVRQIELDYSERTKKRIESTVLRIVRDTKVAWQIKRLYNFKCQICQISIPTKLGHYAEGAHIKPLGKPHNGDDNPNNVICLCPNHHIMFDKGVFSIKDDLQLIGCLSGELTINDNHTLNLSNLQYHRQTHGFE
- a CDS encoding DMT family transporter encodes the protein MKKSYLLLHLAVILAGFTGVFGKLISLNEGLLTWYRVLFSYIILFFILKIFKISNTISGKEKLKIAQAGLLITLHWVLFYASIKYSNISIGVVCYCLTSFFTALFKPIIDRQKFKLSELGLSTLTLLGISLIFHFDTSYQLGIILGIFSSAVAALYTIYNERMVQRFDSIVINYYQMLAGSVCLGAILPIYLLYFKADSIVPGLKDTAYLGLLALFCTVGLYVIFAEVLKKIPAFTVNLTFNLEPVYAIIIAFLFFDESKEVNLSFYIGLAFIIASVVLQTLISIKKKY